Proteins from a genomic interval of Actinoalloteichus hymeniacidonis:
- a CDS encoding carbohydrate ABC transporter permease, whose translation MTTIAERPQAPRRRRHPLRPAWEEEPTPLGRAAKAVVLALVVLAVAFPLYVVVLTSLSPQEAITRAGGLVTVPDGFSLAAYEEILSGGVVTRSVLVSTGLTLFGTLFSTTLTVLAAYGLSRRGSFAHRPLLFAVLLTFLFGPGLIPTYLTVQTFGLLDTYASLVLPTAVAAFNLVVMRSFFMSIPQELTDSARIDGAGEFRILTSLVLPLSKAVTAVIALFYGVGYWNAFFNAFLYLSDNDKWPLQLVLRTYALEGIPIPGAGPIDSVAGGPLPTLAVKMAVVVLAVLPVLFVYPFVQRHFTKGVIVGAVKG comes from the coding sequence ATGACCACGATCGCCGAACGACCTCAGGCGCCTCGGCGCCGTCGACATCCGCTGCGGCCCGCCTGGGAGGAGGAACCGACGCCGCTCGGGCGGGCGGCCAAGGCAGTGGTGCTCGCGCTGGTGGTGCTGGCGGTGGCGTTCCCGCTGTACGTCGTCGTGCTGACCAGTCTCTCTCCCCAGGAGGCGATCACCAGGGCCGGCGGCCTGGTGACGGTCCCGGACGGATTCAGCCTCGCCGCCTACGAGGAGATCCTGTCCGGGGGAGTCGTGACCCGCTCGGTGCTGGTGAGTACCGGGCTCACCCTGTTCGGCACCCTGTTCAGCACCACGCTGACGGTGCTGGCCGCCTATGGCCTGTCGCGGCGGGGCTCCTTCGCGCACCGGCCCCTGTTGTTCGCGGTGCTGCTGACCTTCCTGTTCGGGCCGGGGTTGATCCCCACCTACCTGACGGTGCAGACCTTCGGGCTGCTGGACACCTACGCCTCACTGGTGCTGCCTACCGCGGTCGCCGCCTTCAACCTGGTCGTGATGCGTTCCTTCTTCATGAGCATCCCGCAGGAACTCACCGACAGCGCCCGCATCGACGGGGCGGGCGAGTTCCGCATCCTGACCTCGCTGGTGTTGCCGCTGTCCAAGGCGGTGACGGCGGTGATCGCCCTGTTCTACGGGGTCGGCTACTGGAATGCGTTCTTCAATGCCTTCCTCTACCTCAGCGACAACGACAAGTGGCCGCTGCAACTGGTGCTCCGCACCTACGCGCTGGAGGGCATTCCGATCCCGGGAGCGGGGCCGATCGACTCGGTGGCCGGCGGGCCGTTGCCGACCCTGGCGGTGAAGATGGCGGTCGTGGTGTTGGCCGTGCTGCCGGTCTTGTTCGTGTACCCCTTCGTGCAACGGCACTTCACCAAGGGCGTCATCGTCGGTGCGGTCAAGGGCTGA
- a CDS encoding ABC transporter permease, whose protein sequence is MTIHADEPRAESGQVVGPREPVPPPSRAALRRADRRRRFRRDWPLLVMVAPTILVLAAFHYLPLLGNVIAFQDYSPFVGILESPIIGLANFERLFGDPDFWRATGNTLGITAFQLVFYFPVPIVLALLINSLLSARLKLFIQSVVYLPHFFSWVLVITLFQQMLGGAGVVNNFLRQNDLGAFDVMTNPDTFILLVTAEGIWKDAGWGMIIFLAALSTVNADLYEAAAVDGASRWRRLWHVTLPALVPVIVLLLIMRLGDALSVGFEQFLLQRGAVGVNASEVLDTYVYYEGVVNGDFAYAGAAGLFKGVVGLLLVLGANKVAHLLGQPGVYSRS, encoded by the coding sequence ATGACCATCCACGCTGACGAACCTCGGGCCGAATCGGGGCAGGTGGTGGGACCGCGCGAACCGGTCCCGCCGCCGTCTCGGGCGGCACTGCGCCGCGCCGATCGACGTCGCCGATTCCGCCGTGACTGGCCGCTGCTGGTGATGGTGGCGCCGACCATCCTCGTGCTGGCCGCGTTCCACTACCTTCCGCTGCTGGGCAACGTGATCGCCTTCCAGGACTACTCGCCGTTCGTGGGCATCCTGGAGAGCCCGATCATCGGGCTGGCGAACTTCGAACGCCTCTTCGGTGACCCCGACTTCTGGCGTGCCACCGGAAACACGCTGGGGATCACCGCGTTCCAGCTGGTCTTCTACTTCCCGGTGCCGATCGTGTTGGCGCTGCTGATCAACAGTCTGCTCAGCGCCCGGCTGAAGTTGTTCATCCAGAGCGTGGTGTACCTACCGCACTTCTTCTCCTGGGTGCTGGTCATCACGCTGTTCCAGCAGATGCTCGGCGGCGCGGGCGTGGTGAACAACTTCCTGCGTCAGAACGACCTCGGCGCCTTCGACGTGATGACCAACCCGGACACCTTCATCCTGCTGGTCACCGCCGAGGGAATCTGGAAGGACGCAGGCTGGGGAATGATCATCTTCCTGGCCGCGCTGAGCACGGTCAACGCCGATCTCTACGAGGCGGCGGCGGTGGACGGAGCCAGCCGCTGGCGCAGGCTCTGGCACGTCACGCTGCCCGCGCTGGTGCCGGTGATCGTGCTGCTGCTGATCATGCGGCTGGGCGACGCACTGTCCGTCGGATTCGAGCAGTTCCTGCTGCAACGCGGCGCCGTCGGGGTGAACGCCTCGGAGGTTCTGGACACCTACGTCTACTACGAGGGTGTGGTCAACGGCGACTTCGCCTACGCGGGCGCCGCAGGCCTGTTCAAGGGGGTGGTCGGCCTGCTGTTGGTCCTCGGGGCGAACAAGGTCGCGCACCTGCTCGGTCAACCGGGGGTGTATTCGCGCTCATGA
- a CDS encoding extracellular solute-binding protein translates to MFGEARINRRTLLSALGAGAAVAAASPLLSGCSSSGGGSTSGGSVTSEDRLAGLLPSYTPIEYAAPDLPGVHGSVPGYTSYPAELVRAVTETPGTGGEVTAMTPAYWPLAPSDNAYHRAVNERLGAEVNFSVVNGSDYAARLNAQLAGGELPELTVIPDWDVPARFGEAVGGSFTDLTEYLQGDAVAAYPRLANIPTRAWAYCVWNDGLRAVPTPAGLFPLALYYRHDLFQEAGFVPPQSADDLYRLCTDITDPDAGRWACGNIFLEVKRMFSVPAEWSRDSAGNLIHESETEAFTEAVEFMARLFREGLVHPTVAGSTTGQEKELFESGALWLFSDGLGAWQEALARQLPSNPDFDMRPIPAFSHDGSDPVYYTQEAANLMTFISSDLPGERVEELLRILDFCAAPIGSEENYLINYGVEGQHSERDANGAPALTDLGSREITITYGFLAKPPYIVDQSQYPGYVEAMHAWEAEVAPFQVDKLTDGLRIEEPPRLTGLAQQLDDRLQDLLRGRTSVDELPSVVDGWRRDGGDELREFYAESLDEAGR, encoded by the coding sequence ATGTTCGGCGAAGCCAGGATCAACCGAAGAACCCTGTTATCGGCCCTCGGCGCCGGGGCCGCCGTCGCCGCAGCCAGCCCGCTGTTGAGCGGCTGTTCCTCCTCCGGCGGCGGTTCGACGTCCGGTGGATCGGTCACCAGCGAGGACCGGCTGGCCGGGCTGCTGCCCTCCTACACGCCGATCGAGTACGCCGCCCCCGACCTCCCCGGTGTGCACGGCTCGGTTCCCGGCTACACCAGCTATCCCGCCGAGCTGGTCCGGGCCGTCACCGAGACACCGGGGACCGGCGGCGAGGTCACCGCGATGACCCCGGCCTACTGGCCGTTGGCCCCCTCGGACAACGCCTACCACCGGGCGGTCAACGAGCGGTTGGGCGCCGAGGTGAACTTCAGCGTCGTCAACGGCAGCGACTACGCGGCCCGACTCAACGCCCAGCTCGCGGGTGGCGAGCTGCCCGAACTGACCGTGATCCCGGACTGGGATGTGCCTGCCCGCTTCGGCGAGGCGGTCGGCGGATCCTTCACCGATCTCACCGAGTACCTGCAGGGTGATGCGGTCGCGGCGTATCCCCGGTTGGCCAACATCCCCACCCGGGCGTGGGCGTACTGCGTGTGGAACGACGGGCTTCGCGCGGTGCCCACGCCGGCCGGGCTGTTCCCGCTGGCCCTCTACTACCGGCACGACCTGTTCCAGGAAGCGGGTTTCGTGCCGCCGCAGAGCGCCGACGACCTCTACCGCCTGTGCACCGACATCACCGACCCCGATGCCGGGCGTTGGGCTTGCGGGAACATCTTCCTGGAGGTCAAGCGGATGTTCAGCGTCCCGGCCGAATGGAGTCGGGACTCGGCGGGCAACCTCATCCACGAATCCGAGACCGAGGCCTTCACCGAGGCGGTCGAGTTCATGGCCCGGCTCTTCCGCGAGGGCCTGGTGCATCCCACCGTCGCGGGCAGCACCACCGGCCAGGAGAAGGAGCTGTTCGAGAGCGGTGCGCTGTGGCTGTTCAGCGACGGCCTCGGTGCGTGGCAGGAGGCTCTGGCACGGCAGCTGCCGTCCAATCCGGACTTCGACATGCGGCCCATTCCGGCGTTCTCCCACGACGGCAGCGACCCCGTCTACTACACGCAGGAGGCCGCGAACCTGATGACCTTCATCTCCTCCGACCTGCCGGGGGAACGGGTCGAGGAGCTGCTGCGCATCCTGGACTTCTGTGCCGCGCCGATCGGCTCGGAGGAGAACTACCTGATCAACTACGGGGTCGAGGGCCAGCACAGTGAGCGCGACGCGAACGGCGCCCCGGCGCTCACCGACCTCGGTTCGCGCGAGATCACCATCACCTACGGATTCCTGGCCAAGCCGCCCTACATCGTCGACCAGTCGCAGTACCCCGGCTACGTCGAGGCCATGCACGCCTGGGAGGCCGAGGTCGCCCCGTTCCAGGTGGACAAGCTCACCGACGGGTTGCGCATCGAGGAGCCGCCGCGCCTGACCGGGCTCGCTCAACAACTCGACGACCGGTTGCAGGATCTCCTGCGCGGTCGTACTTCGGTGGACGAACTGCCCTCGGTCGTCGACGGCTGGCGTCGGGACGGCGGTGACGAGCTCCGCGAGTTCTACGCCGAGTCGCTCGACGAGGCCGGACGCTGA
- a CDS encoding glycoside hydrolase family 31 protein, producing MTEFREIPDGLEWRGGHQVVRIEPWGQDSVRVRVGKTVLRTDLPGALGERPDAGAEITVGPEGASLVNGGIRVEIDLKGRLRFLRTDTGEELLAEEPIHFWWPGPRLFAGNGNGYHRIEQNFRAYAGERLFGLGQHQHGLLDQKGAVVELIQRNSEVTIPFVLSSRGYGLLWNNPAVGRVELGVTGTRWVADSARQIDYWITSGSGPADVLRNYAEATGKAPMLPDWATGFWQSKLRYRSQEELLTVAREYHTRGLPLSVIVCDFFHWTHLGEWRFDPQEWPDPAEAVRELTELGVKLMVSIWPSVSPLAENYPEMLDKGLFIDTDQGPPVHADWPDKGVESPVGIGVSFYDSTNPEAREYVWNRVRENYYRHGIKVWWLDACEPEIKPGTPGNLRLHAGPGLEVLNSYPTENARAFYEGMRGEGETEIVSLCRSAWAGSQRYGAALWSGDIAATFESLGEQIRAGLNVAVSGIPWWTTDIGGFHGGDPDTEYFRELVVRWFQYGVFCPLFRLHGDRAPRMGLGPKMSGGPNEIWSFGDEAYELIKGSLDLRERLRPYVSEQMRVTHETGLPPMRPVFVDFPDDPETWSVDDQFLFGPDVLVAPVYALGERARSVYLPAGQTWTDAWTGETHEGGRTITADAPLDRIPVYLRADAQVPIKA from the coding sequence GTGACCGAGTTTCGCGAGATCCCGGATGGCCTTGAGTGGCGTGGGGGCCACCAGGTGGTACGGATCGAGCCGTGGGGCCAGGACAGTGTGCGGGTCCGGGTCGGCAAGACCGTCCTGCGCACCGATCTACCCGGCGCACTGGGCGAACGGCCCGATGCCGGCGCCGAGATCACGGTGGGCCCGGAGGGTGCCAGCCTGGTCAACGGCGGTATTCGCGTCGAGATCGATCTCAAAGGCCGCCTGCGATTCCTGCGTACCGACACCGGCGAGGAGCTGCTCGCCGAGGAACCGATCCACTTCTGGTGGCCGGGCCCGCGACTGTTCGCAGGCAACGGCAACGGATACCACCGCATCGAGCAGAACTTCCGTGCCTACGCGGGGGAGCGGCTCTTCGGTCTCGGCCAGCATCAACACGGTCTGTTGGATCAGAAGGGCGCGGTCGTCGAGCTGATCCAACGCAACTCCGAGGTCACCATCCCGTTCGTGCTGTCGAGCCGAGGTTACGGGTTGTTGTGGAACAACCCGGCCGTGGGTCGCGTCGAACTCGGCGTCACCGGCACCCGGTGGGTGGCCGACTCCGCGCGGCAGATCGACTACTGGATCACCTCGGGTTCGGGGCCCGCCGATGTGCTGCGCAACTATGCGGAGGCCACCGGCAAGGCGCCGATGCTGCCGGACTGGGCCACCGGCTTCTGGCAGAGCAAACTGCGTTACCGCAGCCAGGAGGAACTGCTGACGGTGGCCAGGGAGTACCACACCCGTGGCCTGCCGCTGTCGGTGATCGTCTGCGACTTCTTCCACTGGACGCACCTCGGCGAATGGCGGTTCGACCCGCAGGAGTGGCCCGACCCGGCCGAGGCGGTCCGCGAACTGACCGAACTCGGCGTCAAACTCATGGTCTCCATCTGGCCGTCGGTGAGCCCCTTGGCGGAGAACTACCCGGAGATGCTCGACAAGGGCCTGTTCATCGACACCGACCAGGGCCCGCCGGTGCATGCCGATTGGCCGGACAAGGGCGTGGAATCGCCCGTCGGCATCGGGGTGTCCTTCTACGACTCCACGAACCCCGAGGCCCGCGAATACGTCTGGAACCGGGTGCGGGAGAACTACTACCGGCACGGGATCAAGGTCTGGTGGTTGGACGCCTGCGAACCGGAGATCAAACCGGGCACCCCCGGCAATCTACGACTGCACGCGGGACCCGGGCTCGAGGTGCTCAACAGCTATCCGACCGAGAACGCCAGGGCCTTCTACGAGGGCATGCGCGGCGAGGGCGAGACCGAGATCGTCTCGCTGTGCCGGTCGGCGTGGGCAGGCAGCCAACGGTACGGCGCCGCCCTGTGGTCGGGTGACATCGCGGCGACCTTCGAGTCCCTCGGCGAGCAGATCCGCGCCGGGCTCAACGTGGCGGTGAGCGGCATCCCGTGGTGGACCACCGACATCGGCGGCTTCCACGGCGGCGACCCCGACACGGAGTACTTCCGGGAGCTGGTGGTCCGCTGGTTCCAATACGGCGTCTTCTGCCCGTTGTTCCGCCTGCACGGCGATCGGGCGCCGCGGATGGGACTCGGCCCGAAGATGAGCGGTGGTCCCAACGAGATCTGGAGCTTCGGCGACGAGGCCTACGAACTCATCAAGGGCTCGCTCGACCTGCGTGAGCGGCTGCGCCCGTATGTGAGCGAGCAGATGCGCGTCACCCACGAGACCGGACTGCCGCCGATGCGGCCGGTGTTCGTCGACTTCCCCGACGATCCCGAGACCTGGTCGGTGGACGACCAGTTCCTCTTCGGCCCCGATGTGCTGGTGGCACCGGTCTATGCGCTCGGCGAGCGCGCCAGGTCGGTCTATCTCCCGGCGGGCCAGACCTGGACCGATGCCTGGACCGGCGAGACGCACGAAGGCGGTCGGACCATCACGGCCGACGCACCGCTGGACCGGATCCCCGTCTACCTGCGTGCGGACGCCCAGGTACCGATCAAGGCCTGA
- a CDS encoding LacI family DNA-binding transcriptional regulator produces the protein MVTIADVARHAGVAPSTVSYVLTGRRAISAGTRSRVQDSIKLLGYHPHAGARALASNRTNVIALVLPLRTGVNVPVAMQFVLSVVTSAREHDQDVLLVTSDQGVGGISRVAGSAMADALVVMDVEMHDERVPLLRELSQPSVLIGFPADSTGLTCVDLDFVAAGALCVDHLTDLGHTEVALLGAPKVVYERDTGYAHRTMAGFTSAALRRGVACTTRSCEFDHDSVAATVGELFAEQPGLTGLVVHNESALGPLLNVLHRLGKRVPEDVSVVAICPDEVAELSSPPLTSVQIPSADVGRHAVELLMTKTSGERAPAVTLLPPRLTERRSTGSPRTA, from the coding sequence GTGGTCACCATCGCTGATGTCGCCCGCCACGCAGGAGTGGCGCCCAGCACGGTGTCCTACGTCCTGACCGGGCGGCGAGCCATTTCGGCGGGTACCCGGTCCAGGGTCCAGGACAGCATCAAACTGCTCGGCTACCACCCCCACGCGGGGGCCAGAGCGTTGGCGAGCAACCGAACGAACGTGATCGCACTCGTGCTGCCACTGCGTACCGGGGTGAATGTTCCGGTCGCCATGCAGTTCGTGCTATCGGTGGTGACCTCGGCACGCGAGCACGATCAGGACGTGCTGCTGGTGACCTCCGATCAGGGGGTGGGCGGCATCAGCCGGGTCGCGGGCAGCGCCATGGCCGACGCGCTGGTCGTGATGGACGTCGAGATGCACGACGAACGCGTCCCGCTGCTGCGGGAGTTGTCCCAACCCTCGGTGCTCATCGGGTTCCCGGCCGATTCGACCGGACTGACCTGTGTGGACCTCGACTTCGTCGCCGCGGGTGCGTTGTGCGTCGACCACCTCACCGACCTGGGCCACACCGAGGTCGCGTTATTGGGGGCGCCGAAGGTGGTCTACGAACGGGACACCGGCTACGCCCACCGCACCATGGCGGGATTCACCAGCGCGGCCCTGCGTCGGGGTGTCGCCTGCACCACGCGCTCCTGCGAATTCGATCACGACTCGGTTGCCGCCACGGTCGGCGAACTGTTCGCCGAACAGCCGGGACTGACCGGCCTGGTCGTGCACAACGAATCCGCGCTCGGCCCGTTGCTCAACGTGCTGCACCGGCTGGGCAAGCGAGTGCCCGAGGACGTGTCGGTGGTGGCCATCTGCCCGGACGAGGTCGCCGAGTTGTCCTCACCGCCGCTGACCTCGGTGCAGATTCCCTCCGCCGACGTCGGACGGCACGCCGTCGAACTGCTGATGACCAAGACCTCGGGCGAGCGTGCTCCCGCCGTCACCCTGCTGCCGCCTCGACTCACCGAGCGGCGCAGCACCGGCAGCCCCCGCACCGCCTGA
- a CDS encoding glycoside hydrolase family 3 protein has product MSPDQPDDSIEGRPDTPPHLDPALPPARRVAALLALLDLDTRLLMLHQFQPAVPAAGLASFHTGLEALHGLAWLGPATVFPQAVGLGATWNPALLRRIGSVVGDEVRGFHRRDPIRGGLNVWAPVVNLLRDPRWGRNEEGYAEDPLLTGILSVAYAGGLRGDHPVYLKTAPTLKHFLGYNNETDRDTTSSGLRPRVLHEYELPAFRAAIQAGVAVGVMPSYNLVNGRPAHLDGALLDTLRGWADGEVVVFSDAHAPSNIAGIQQYYPDQPAGQAAALLAGVDSFTDHDTDSEFTAGHLRTALQRGLITEADVDRAVRRLLLLRLRLGEFDPPTGTETAATGPTADNPFAAITEDAIGAQAHRELARQAAREAIVLLRNERDLLPLRRSECRRIAVIGTHADTLYEDWYSGTLPYQVTPAGGLADLSEAEVVVVEGVDRIALVTPDGEVVRAGAAEDGAVLRLAAAGAASGADCGFDLFDWGEGVRTLRAAANGRYVSARSDGSLVNDRAMPGEWVVHETFELTPIGDEQHGLFNQALAKWVRVDADGVLRADRSDPAEATPFTLRVDRPGLETAIEAASAADVAVLVIGNDPHINGRETEDRKRLELPAAHEELVRRVGAANPRTILVLVSSYPIAVPWADRNLPAVVWTAHGGQEAGSALAEVLFGDYSPAGRLPQTWYRSTDELPDLLDYDIITSGSTYLYYRGSPLYPFGHGLSYTEFHYGPLELDAHEAGPEDTITARVQVTNVGERPGDEVVQLYSHQERSRATQPLHALRGFRRVNLAAGASTTVEFDLPIRELALFDVTSSKPVVESSRHRLSVGASSADLRSHADLDVLGTEIAPVILAGRRVRAVDFDAIQGGRLVDETRTRGTAVEAAEPGSWLAFHRVVLPSGPLHCTLSASRADPNSGRVQLRVGDPTSGPLLAELTVTGAGDRRRFHDVLAETQWRPIDTDLAGAGRQSESTAAVARPEPVDLYLVFPDAHTTVRDIRIDCGEPPIS; this is encoded by the coding sequence GTGAGCCCGGATCAGCCCGATGATTCGATCGAAGGCCGACCCGACACCCCACCCCACCTGGATCCAGCCCTGCCACCCGCACGTCGGGTGGCGGCCTTGCTCGCACTGCTGGATCTCGACACCCGATTGTTGATGTTGCACCAATTCCAGCCTGCCGTGCCAGCGGCGGGGCTGGCCTCCTTCCACACCGGTCTGGAAGCACTACACGGGCTGGCCTGGCTCGGCCCGGCGACGGTCTTCCCCCAGGCGGTCGGCCTGGGCGCGACCTGGAACCCCGCACTGCTGCGACGAATCGGTTCGGTGGTCGGCGACGAGGTCCGAGGATTTCACCGCCGAGACCCGATCCGAGGCGGACTCAACGTATGGGCGCCGGTGGTGAACCTGCTGCGCGACCCGCGCTGGGGGCGCAACGAGGAGGGCTATGCCGAGGACCCACTGCTCACCGGGATCCTCTCGGTGGCCTACGCGGGCGGCCTGCGCGGTGACCATCCGGTCTATCTCAAGACGGCGCCGACGCTCAAGCACTTCCTGGGCTACAACAACGAGACCGACCGCGACACCACCTCCTCCGGCCTCCGACCGCGCGTGCTGCACGAGTACGAGTTGCCCGCGTTCCGCGCGGCGATCCAGGCCGGAGTCGCGGTGGGCGTGATGCCCTCCTACAACCTGGTCAACGGCAGGCCCGCCCATCTGGACGGCGCCCTGCTCGACACCCTGCGTGGTTGGGCGGACGGCGAGGTCGTGGTGTTCAGCGACGCCCACGCGCCCTCGAACATCGCGGGCATCCAGCAGTACTACCCCGACCAACCCGCAGGGCAGGCCGCAGCGCTGCTCGCCGGTGTGGACAGCTTCACCGACCACGACACCGATTCCGAGTTCACCGCAGGCCACCTGCGCACGGCCCTGCAACGTGGGCTGATCACCGAGGCCGATGTGGACCGAGCGGTACGCCGGCTGCTGCTGCTCCGGCTGCGACTCGGCGAGTTCGACCCGCCGACCGGCACCGAGACAGCGGCGACTGGCCCCACGGCGGACAACCCCTTCGCCGCCATCACCGAGGACGCGATCGGCGCGCAGGCCCACCGCGAACTGGCCAGGCAGGCCGCGCGCGAGGCGATCGTGCTGTTGCGCAACGAGCGGGACCTGCTGCCGCTGCGCCGATCCGAATGCCGCCGAATCGCCGTGATCGGCACTCACGCCGACACCCTCTACGAGGATTGGTACAGCGGAACCCTGCCGTACCAGGTGACCCCGGCCGGCGGCCTGGCCGACCTCTCCGAGGCCGAGGTCGTCGTCGTGGAGGGCGTCGACCGCATCGCCCTCGTCACGCCCGACGGCGAGGTGGTCCGTGCGGGCGCGGCCGAGGACGGGGCGGTGCTGCGCCTCGCGGCGGCGGGTGCGGCATCGGGTGCGGACTGCGGCTTCGATCTGTTCGACTGGGGCGAGGGCGTACGCACGCTGCGGGCGGCGGCCAACGGTCGCTACGTCTCGGCGCGCTCCGACGGAAGCCTGGTCAACGACCGGGCGATGCCCGGCGAATGGGTCGTGCACGAGACCTTCGAACTCACCCCCATCGGCGACGAGCAGCACGGACTGTTCAACCAGGCGCTCGCCAAGTGGGTACGGGTCGACGCCGACGGGGTGTTGCGCGCCGATCGGTCCGACCCCGCCGAGGCGACTCCCTTCACGCTGCGGGTCGATCGACCCGGCCTGGAGACCGCGATCGAGGCCGCCTCCGCCGCCGACGTCGCGGTGCTCGTGATCGGCAACGATCCGCACATCAACGGTCGGGAGACCGAGGACCGCAAACGGCTGGAACTGCCAGCCGCACACGAGGAACTGGTGCGGCGGGTCGGGGCCGCCAATCCACGCACGATCCTCGTGCTGGTCAGCAGCTACCCCATCGCGGTGCCGTGGGCGGACCGCAATCTGCCTGCGGTGGTCTGGACGGCGCACGGCGGACAGGAGGCCGGTTCGGCGCTGGCGGAGGTCCTCTTCGGCGACTACTCGCCCGCAGGAAGATTGCCGCAGACCTGGTATCGGTCCACCGACGAACTACCCGACCTGCTCGACTACGACATCATCACCTCGGGCAGTACCTACCTGTACTACCGGGGCAGCCCGCTCTATCCGTTCGGACATGGCCTGAGCTACACCGAGTTCCACTACGGACCGCTGGAACTCGACGCCCACGAGGCCGGACCCGAGGACACGATCACCGCCCGGGTACAGGTGACCAACGTCGGCGAGCGCCCGGGCGACGAGGTGGTCCAGTTGTACTCCCACCAGGAACGGTCGCGGGCCACCCAGCCGCTGCACGCCCTGCGCGGGTTCCGCCGGGTCAACCTCGCGGCGGGCGCGAGCACGACGGTCGAGTTCGACCTCCCGATCCGAGAGCTGGCGTTGTTCGACGTCACCAGCTCGAAACCCGTGGTGGAGAGCTCGCGACACCGGCTGTCGGTCGGCGCTTCCTCCGCCGATCTGCGCAGCCACGCCGATCTGGACGTACTCGGTACCGAGATCGCCCCGGTGATCCTGGCGGGCAGGCGAGTGCGAGCCGTGGACTTCGATGCGATCCAGGGCGGCAGGCTGGTCGACGAGACCAGGACCCGGGGCACTGCGGTGGAGGCCGCCGAACCGGGTTCCTGGCTCGCCTTCCACCGCGTGGTGCTGCCCAGCGGCCCGTTGCACTGCACGCTGTCGGCGTCCCGGGCCGATCCGAACTCGGGTCGGGTGCAACTGCGGGTCGGCGATCCGACATCCGGGCCGTTGCTGGCCGAGCTCACGGTGACCGGGGCGGGCGATCGACGCCGTTTCCACGACGTCCTCGCCGAAACACAGTGGCGGCCGATCGACACCGATCTCGCCGGAGCGGGTCGGCAATCCGAGTCCACCGCAGCGGTCGCGCGCCCGGAACCCGTCGATCTGTACCTCGTCTTCCCCGACGCGCACACCACGGTGCGCGACATCCGAATCGACTGCGGGGAGCCACCTATCAGCTGA
- a CDS encoding DUF6807 domain-containing protein produces MPTPATPTGASTVIKLHIAADPVVEYVVADPTLIATQGPRPYLHPVRTSRGTVVTEAAPDDHPWHLGVSVALQDVEKTNFWGGRTFLRDGGPTWLDDHGRIERQPAISESDAARTTPSRLVEELHWRSPANELLIREQRRIVLRQPAEPDDAWVLDFAFELVNATEREIELGSPATNGKVGGGYGGFFWRLPSATTEPTVFTADSTGEAAVHESVSPWLAVRGQDSAGGAYTLVFRGADPQTAANPWFVRVADYPGIGSSLAVDTPIRLAPGHSVARRLLIVVADGHLDRDGAAQAAAAAPSHLD; encoded by the coding sequence ATGCCCACGCCAGCTACGCCCACCGGGGCGAGCACCGTGATCAAGCTGCACATCGCCGCAGATCCGGTGGTCGAGTACGTGGTGGCCGATCCGACACTGATCGCGACACAGGGCCCGCGCCCGTATCTGCACCCGGTGCGCACCAGCCGGGGCACCGTGGTGACCGAGGCGGCACCGGACGATCACCCCTGGCACCTCGGCGTCTCGGTGGCGTTGCAGGATGTCGAGAAGACCAACTTCTGGGGTGGCCGAACCTTCCTGCGAGACGGCGGGCCGACCTGGCTGGACGACCACGGTCGTATCGAACGGCAGCCCGCGATCTCCGAATCCGATGCTGCGCGGACGACGCCGTCGCGGCTGGTCGAGGAACTGCACTGGCGGAGTCCGGCCAACGAGTTGCTGATCCGCGAGCAGCGCCGGATCGTCCTGCGTCAACCCGCCGAACCCGACGACGCCTGGGTCCTGGATTTCGCCTTCGAGCTGGTCAACGCCACTGAACGCGAGATCGAACTAGGTAGCCCGGCCACCAACGGCAAGGTCGGCGGCGGCTACGGCGGCTTCTTCTGGCGGCTGCCGTCCGCAACCACCGAGCCGACGGTCTTCACCGCCGATTCCACCGGGGAGGCGGCCGTGCACGAATCGGTCAGCCCGTGGTTGGCCGTTCGCGGCCAGGATTCGGCAGGCGGTGCGTACACGCTGGTCTTCCGGGGAGCCGATCCCCAGACCGCCGCCAACCCGTGGTTCGTGCGCGTGGCCGACTACCCCGGGATCGGATCCTCACTGGCCGTCGACACGCCGATTCGACTCGCCCCCGGTCACTCGGTGGCCCGCAGGCTGCTGATCGTGGTCGCCGACGGGCACCTGGACCGGGACGGTGCGGCGCAAGCGGCGGCTGCCGCACCGTCCCACCTGGACTGA